The Pleurodeles waltl isolate 20211129_DDA chromosome 6, aPleWal1.hap1.20221129, whole genome shotgun sequence genome has a segment encoding these proteins:
- the LOC138300425 gene encoding homeobox protein vent1-like gives MARAPFSIEWLSQSSRCPPSTTDLPVHRANPYDQTQGLSALYGHLRLAPQQHQQAQMTPKSSTSGGVDSGYESEAGRSDCVSPQDKESRRCPSVSPAPDSRLLPSEWLRDQELHCQSALNCASQEDSRLCPADCAPQPEEEDRSLYPEDSDSQEEDSGVCHEEEGSPLRSRDCATTKEEDSRLARRIRTAFSSEQINSLEKTFKRQKYLSAQERRRLAAKLQLSEVQLKTWFQNRRMKLKRQLQDMQPDPYATAPFYNAVPYGQPAYAPFFQYASAGQLPLAHAAAGMAYTSMVPSSLYPMDPYKTYAQPQPMLQAPAGYSEPPAFAYY, from the exons ATGGCTCGGGCCCCCTTCTCCATCGAGTGGCTTTCGCAGAGCAGTCGCTGCCCGCCTAGCACCACGGATCTCCCAGTTCACCgagcaaacccctacgaccaaacccAAGGATTATCGGCCCTCTATGGACACTTGAGACTTGCGCCCCAGCAGCACCAACAGGCCCAGATGACACCCAAGTCTTCCACATCAG GTGGCGTTGATTCCGGATACGAGAGCGAAGCTGGCCGCTCGGACTGTGTCTCCCCTCAGGACAAGGAGAGCAGGCGATGCCCCTCGGTTTCACCTGCGCCGGACAGCAGACTGCTGCCCTCGGAATGGCTCCGGGATCAGGAACTTCACTGTCAAAGTGCTTTAAACTGTGCCAGCCAGGAGGATAGCAGGCTGTGCCCTGCGGACTGCGCCCCTCAGCCCGAGGAGGAAGACCGCAGCTTGTACCCCGAGGACAGtgacagccaggaggaagacagcgGTGTCTGCCACGAAGAAGAGGGCAGCCCCCTGCGCTCTCGGGACTGCGCCACCACAAAAGAGGAAGACAGCAGGCTGGCCCGCAGGATCAGGACGGCCTTCAGCAGCGAACAGATCAACAGCCTGGAGAAGACATTCAAgcggcaaaagtatctcagtgcccAGGAGAGGCGCAGACTGGCGGCCAAGCTGCAGCTCTCCGAAGTGCAG CTCAAGACCTGGTTCCAGAATCGCCGTATGAAGTTAAAGCGGCAGCTACAGGACATGCAGCCGGACCCGTACGCAACGGCCCCCTTTTACAACGCTGTACCTTACGGCCAGCCAGCCTATGCACCCTTCTTTCAGTATGCGAGTGCCGGACAGCTACCCCTCGCCCACGCCGCAGCAGGCATGGCCTACACGTCAATGGTGCCGTCCTCCCTGTATCCCATGGACCCTTACAAGACCTACGCGCAGCCGCAGCCCATGTTGCAGGCGCCCGCAGGGTACAGTGAGCCCCCAGCCTTCGCCTATTACTGA